The genomic region AAATTATATATCCATACAATTCATATGTTTTAAGCGGTATCACAAGACTTTTATGAGCAGAAAATATTTTATCTTTCAATGAATCATAATTTTTAATATAGGTACTGTAAAAATTCTCAATTTCCTTTATTTCAATAAATTCTTCTGTTAAAATAGCTGTATCTAACAATAATTTTTTGCTATGTCCTAATGTTGAAACAAATCTAAAAAAATCTCCTTCTTTTTTTAAAACACAACCATATGAAATTTCAGGAATTAACTCAACAAAATAGGATAATAATTTACCAAAATAATTTTTCATAGATATATCTATAGATATATTTGTTATTAAATCTGTAACCCTGACAAATTTACTATTTATTTCTTCTAATTCTTTATATGAAATTTCTAATTGTTCATATGCTTCTTCTAATTCTTTTTTAAGAGCTTTTAATTCTTCATAATTTTTATCCATATCTCAATCCTGCTTTCTTTATAATTTCCTCAGCTATTTTATAAGAAGGTAAGGTTATATCTGCGCCTCCCAACCTAATAGCTTCAGCAGGCATTCCAAAAACAACTGCTGTTTCTTCAGATTCAGCTATAGTATACCCTCCATTTTGTTTTATTTTAACCATTGCGTTAGCTCCATCATTTCCCATACCAGTCATTAATACACCTATGGTTTTATCATTAAAATTATCTAAAACAGACTCCATCATTATATCCACTGAAGGCATAAAAACATGTTTTGGAGATTTGGATAACATTATCTTTAAACTATCCAATCCTTTTCTCAATTTTAAATGATATCCACCTTTTCCTACATAAACATTTCCCGGCTTAACTTCCATTTCATCCTCTGCTTCAACAACTTTTAACTCACAACTAGCATTTAATCTTTCAGCATAAGTTTTGGTAAACTGTGCGGGAATATGTTGCACTAAAAAAATTGCTGCATTTAAGTTTGCAGGGAGTTTTGGTAAAACATCATATATTGTTCTTGGACCTCCTGTTGAAATACCTATTGCAACAGCATAAAAATCACTTTTTACTGGAGTTGTAATTTCTTTTTTCTCTTTTGGTTTATATGAAATTTCTTTCTCGGAAAAAAATTCTTTTTTTGCTTCTTCTGACAAAGAAAATATATATGCTGCATGAATCTTTTTTATTAGTTCATCCTTTAAATAATATAAATCAGCGGGTTTTTCAATATAATCAAAAGCTCCTAATTCAAGTGCTTCATAAGCTATCACTGAACTTCTTTCCCCTAAAGAAGAAACAACAATAACAGGAATATTTTTTTCTTCAAGAATATATTGTAATGCCGTTAATCCATCCATATTTGGCATTTTTATATCCATTATTATGACATCTGGATTTAATTCATTTGTTTTTTCAATTGCTTCAATTCCATCTCTTGCTACCCCTATTACTCTCAATTTTTCATCTGATTCAATCAACATCTTTAATATTTTTCTTGTTAATGGCGAATCATCAGCAATTAATATTTTTATTTTCTGAATAACAATCACCTCGATCGTTTTAATTTAACATTTCTTTTCTTGGTTTTACTCTCTTTATTTTCATTTTTTTCAATGAATTTATTTTCTAATTTCTTTGCCTTTTCAATATCTTTTTTTGATTCCTCATTTTGAACATCCTTTTTATTACCAATTTTTTCTTTTTTTCTTATTTTAGATTTTTCAATACTTTTATTCAGAGCATCTAATTCATTTTTATTTAAAACTTTTTTTAAATCCAGAAGAAGGATTGAATCCCCATTATATTCTCCCAATCCTTTTATAAATCTACTATCTGATTTAAGCTGAATATAATCCATTGATACTAATTTATTTACGGAATCAACAAGAAATCCTATCAATTGGTTTTCTACATTAACAACCATTATTCTTGAAAATTGAGAAACTTCTATACCTTTAGAATTACCAAAT from Marinitoga aeolica harbors:
- a CDS encoding protein-glutamate methylesterase/protein-glutamine glutaminase, with the translated sequence MIVIQKIKILIADDSPLTRKILKMLIESDEKLRVIGVARDGIEAIEKTNELNPDVIIMDIKMPNMDGLTALQYILEEKNIPVIVVSSLGERSSVIAYEALELGAFDYIEKPADLYYLKDELIKKIHAAYIFSLSEEAKKEFFSEKEISYKPKEKKEITTPVKSDFYAVAIGISTGGPRTIYDVLPKLPANLNAAIFLVQHIPAQFTKTYAERLNASCELKVVEAEDEMEVKPGNVYVGKGGYHLKLRKGLDSLKIMLSKSPKHVFMPSVDIMMESVLDNFNDKTIGVLMTGMGNDGANAMVKIKQNGGYTIAESEETAVVFGMPAEAIRLGGADITLPSYKIAEEIIKKAGLRYG